Proteins encoded in a region of the Manduca sexta isolate Smith_Timp_Sample1 chromosome 1, JHU_Msex_v1.0, whole genome shotgun sequence genome:
- the LOC115451040 gene encoding uncharacterized protein LOC115451040 isoform X2: MVVVLWCLLLAVAAEEAPPGLVSKDSEQDLVAEASHTGTQTQKREAGGLSNSYGEPLPPDAYGPPREISNIIPDLQLPAPIYGVPLPNVQETPPGAYGPPSPVVFPDQNYEGPPPPISRPKPLYGPPKSYGPPKSYGPPKFPPKLVYGPPKKIYGPPKQSLPKPTYGAPFKSPKVLSKPFGKPIYGPPKLKPTYGPPILKPIPLEPPPPAPTVTTIETSVTNFGNVGASFGSFNGLSNIGSNIDLGLNLPAPIYGTPIVSLPVDLKPNFPIPAETYGPPGHSLGPIGPNDQVVLQDFSNVGHYGPPQPDPNPRPPHPGIPAPPTPPHVLYDGWKPIPGLSYPVGHVEEVLNLGVSDNYGPPPPPPGQEIHVQHQIGLDQLSGHIGLDQQLTSHIGLDQHLTGQLDFNHGLDQQNHISFDQHLPNVNQLQSFSNAQIASGYSNVHQDALAHVDLGSIVGGDSNHIDQSKTVFEAHYTENQHPQSDLAFVQSAITLEKPADSYGAPPLDSLSGGPYPASLRQQGAKGLVPPSGVYGVPPGSQYGAPHKPTNLPIPYGSFSGGGHSIHTGGNTPKHPVKFRESVPQGLLEHIGQTTHGKDTHGINHLTQGPAYLPPPIRDAKDVNQQTSLGINLSIEPSSLYSLPHAGSPLNFQSQPGNLYGSPIDSYSAPLLTVGDHTASGSSNNAITTTLDGTILANLSSLDAAAILKHCPYHEAIFKAAKYGEKIPIELANKYMASLHSLGHHLTKTHFKDQATSQTIVQVKDQTAKSIRDANIDFKNEKLQYVSDQILKTSEKIRNLSEETKNLQQKLTSNNLNNVQFENDKNQYSVQIEASGGKKGNPAIPHDQLLSEGLLQSILQAIEQPGPNQSQKQFGSSQKQVHFPDQNQVKVQFPEPVYDGLVLPAGYEPVDRTKDLAPQGSEVKHVDCVKAEGSAKVEVVVPPPDKVNDNEVAIFFDKDKEPVTEISVATSISEKEYDFGKKI, translated from the exons ATG GTGGTAGTTCTATGGTGCCTACTCCTGGCCGTGGCTGCTGAGGAGGCGCCTCCAGGACTCGTCTCCAAGGACAGCGAACAAGACCTCGTCGCAGAAGCGTCGCATAcag GAACCCAGACACAGAAGCGGGAAGCGGGTGGACTGTCAAATTCGTACGGGGAGCCGCTCCCGCCGGACGCGTATGGCCCTCCACGGGAGATATCTAATATAA TTCCAGATCTCCAACTCCCCGCGCCGATCTACGGAGTGCCGCTCCCGAACGTGCAAGAGACCCCACCAGGCGCCTACGGACCTCCATCCCCTGTGGTCTTCCCGGATCAGAACTACGAGGGACCCCCGCCACCAATTAGCAGGCCAAAACCCTTATACGGACCACCAAAGAGTTACGGACCACCGAAAAGCTACGGCCCTCCGAAATTCCCGCCGAAGTTGGTGTACGGACCTCCAAAGAAGATTTATGGGCCTCCGAAACAAAGCCTACCAAAGCCGACTTATGGAGCGCCCTTTAAGAGCCCGAAGGTGCTGTCAAAGCCGTTTGGAAAGCCGATTTATGGACCTCCGAAATTGAAGCCGACGTATGGGCCTCCAATTTTAAAGCCGATACCGTTGGAGCCCCCACCGCCAGCGCCAACCGTCACCACTATAGAGACGAGTGTCACCAACTTTGGAAACGTTGGGGCCAGTTTTGGAAGCTTCAACGGCCTGTCAAACATTGGATCAAATATTGACTTAGGTTTGAATCTGCCAGCTCCTATTTACGGCACACCAATAGTTTCCTTACCAGTGGACTTGAAGCCCAACTTCCCAATTCCTGCAGAGACTTATGGACCTCCAGGACACTCGCTGGGCCCTATAGGCCCTAACGACCAAGTCGTGTTACAAGACTTTTCGAACGTGGGTCATTATGGGCCACCGCAGCCTGATCCAAATCCACGACCGCCGCATCCAGGTATACCAGCGCCTCCTACCCCACCCCACGTGTTATACGACGGTTGGAAACCAATCCCAGGTCTGTCCTACCCAGTGGGACATGTCGAGGAGGTATTAAACTTAGGAGTTAGTGATAACTATGGTCCGCCGCCACCTCCACCGGGGCAAGAGATCCACGTTCAACATCAAATAGGTCTGGACCAACTATCGGGTCATATAGGCTTAGACCAACAGCTAACAAGTCACATAGGTTTGGACCAACATTTGACAGGTCAGTTGGACTTTAACCACGGCCTGGATCAGCAGAATCACATCAGCTTTGACCAACATTTGCCAAACGTGAACCAATTGCAGTCCTTCTCGAACGCCCAAATCGCTTCAGGGTATTCCAACGTCCATCAAGACGCGTTAGCTCATGTAGACTTAGGGTCCATTGTTGGAGGTGATTCTAACCACATAGATCAATCTAAAACGGTCTTCGAAGCGCATTATACCGAAAACCAGCATCCACAAAGCGACCTCGCGTTCGTCCAATCAGCTATCACTTTAGAAAAACCCGCTGACTCTTACGGCGCCCCTCCTTTAGATTCCCTTTCTGGTGGACCTTACCCTGCTTCGTTAAGACAACAGGGAGCTAAAGGTCTCGTCCCGCCTTCAGGTGTCTACGGAGTTCCTCCAGGAAGCCAGTACGGCGCACCACATAAACCTACCAACCTTCCCATACCCTACGGCTCGTTCTCTGGAGGTGGTCACTCCATCCACACTGGCGGAAATACTCCCAAACACCCAGTGAAGTTCAGGGAATCGGTACCCCAAGGTTTGTTAGAGCATATAGGGCAGACCACGCATGGAAAAGACACCCACGGCATTAATCATCTTACTCAGGGTCCAGCGTATCTCCCCCCACCGATTAGGGACGCGAAGGACGTGAACCAACAGACTTCTTTAGGTATAAATCTGTCGATCGAACCTTCTAGTTTGTACAGTTTGCCCCACGCAGGCAGTCCTTTAAACTTCCAATCACAACCTGGGAACTTATATGGATCTCCTATTGACTCTTATTCAGCACCTTTATTAACCGTAGGAGACCACACAGCTTCCGGATCTTCGAATAACGCAATAACTACCACTTTAGATGGGACGATTTTGGCTAATCTCTCTAGTTTGGATGCTGCAGCGATCTTGAAACACTGTCCGTATCACGAAGCTATTTTTAAAGCAGCTAAATATGGAGAGAAGATACCTATAGAGTTAGCCAACAAGTACATGGCAAGTCTTCATTCTCTCGGTCATCATTTGACTAAAACCCATTTTAAAGATCAGGCGACGTCGCAAACGATCGTTCAAGTGAAAGACCAAACCGCAAAATCGATAAGAGATGCAAATATCGACTTTAAGAACGAGAAATTACAGTACGTTTCTGATCAGATATTGAAAACGTCAGAAAAGATTCGCAACTTGAGCGAAGAGACGAAGAATTTGCAGCAAAAATTAACTTCAAACAATCTGAACAATGTGCAATTCGAAAACGATAAGAACCAGTATTCCGTGCAAATTGAGGCGTCGGGGGGGAAGAAGGGGAACCCAGCTATCCCCCACGATCAGTTATTATCCGAAGGTCTTCTCCAAAGCATTCTGCAAGCTATAGAACAACCGGGACCTAACCAGAGTCAAAAGCAATTCGGATCCAGTCAGAAGCAAGTGCACTTTCCAGACCAGAATCAAGTCAAGGTTCAATTCCCTGAACCAGTTTACGATGGCCTCGTTCTCCCCGCTGGCTACGAACCTGTAGACAGAACTAAAGATCTAGCACCTCAAGGCTCTGAGGTCAAACATGTAGATTGTGTGAAGGCGGAAGGCTCAGCGAAAGTTGAGGTAGTAGTCCCTCCGCCGGACAAAGTAAACGATAATGAAGtagcaatattttttgataagGACAAAGAGCCTGTAACTGAGATATCAGTAGCGACCAGTATAAGCGAGAAGGAGTAtgattttggtaaaaaaatctgA
- the LOC115451040 gene encoding uncharacterized protein LOC115451040 isoform X1: protein MLLRWRMVVVLWCLLLAVAAEEAPPGLVSKDSEQDLVAEASHTGTQTQKREAGGLSNSYGEPLPPDAYGPPREISNIIPDLQLPAPIYGVPLPNVQETPPGAYGPPSPVVFPDQNYEGPPPPISRPKPLYGPPKSYGPPKSYGPPKFPPKLVYGPPKKIYGPPKQSLPKPTYGAPFKSPKVLSKPFGKPIYGPPKLKPTYGPPILKPIPLEPPPPAPTVTTIETSVTNFGNVGASFGSFNGLSNIGSNIDLGLNLPAPIYGTPIVSLPVDLKPNFPIPAETYGPPGHSLGPIGPNDQVVLQDFSNVGHYGPPQPDPNPRPPHPGIPAPPTPPHVLYDGWKPIPGLSYPVGHVEEVLNLGVSDNYGPPPPPPGQEIHVQHQIGLDQLSGHIGLDQQLTSHIGLDQHLTGQLDFNHGLDQQNHISFDQHLPNVNQLQSFSNAQIASGYSNVHQDALAHVDLGSIVGGDSNHIDQSKTVFEAHYTENQHPQSDLAFVQSAITLEKPADSYGAPPLDSLSGGPYPASLRQQGAKGLVPPSGVYGVPPGSQYGAPHKPTNLPIPYGSFSGGGHSIHTGGNTPKHPVKFRESVPQGLLEHIGQTTHGKDTHGINHLTQGPAYLPPPIRDAKDVNQQTSLGINLSIEPSSLYSLPHAGSPLNFQSQPGNLYGSPIDSYSAPLLTVGDHTASGSSNNAITTTLDGTILANLSSLDAAAILKHCPYHEAIFKAAKYGEKIPIELANKYMASLHSLGHHLTKTHFKDQATSQTIVQVKDQTAKSIRDANIDFKNEKLQYVSDQILKTSEKIRNLSEETKNLQQKLTSNNLNNVQFENDKNQYSVQIEASGGKKGNPAIPHDQLLSEGLLQSILQAIEQPGPNQSQKQFGSSQKQVHFPDQNQVKVQFPEPVYDGLVLPAGYEPVDRTKDLAPQGSEVKHVDCVKAEGSAKVEVVVPPPDKVNDNEVAIFFDKDKEPVTEISVATSISEKEYDFGKKI, encoded by the exons TTACTTCGATGGAGGATG GTGGTAGTTCTATGGTGCCTACTCCTGGCCGTGGCTGCTGAGGAGGCGCCTCCAGGACTCGTCTCCAAGGACAGCGAACAAGACCTCGTCGCAGAAGCGTCGCATAcag GAACCCAGACACAGAAGCGGGAAGCGGGTGGACTGTCAAATTCGTACGGGGAGCCGCTCCCGCCGGACGCGTATGGCCCTCCACGGGAGATATCTAATATAA TTCCAGATCTCCAACTCCCCGCGCCGATCTACGGAGTGCCGCTCCCGAACGTGCAAGAGACCCCACCAGGCGCCTACGGACCTCCATCCCCTGTGGTCTTCCCGGATCAGAACTACGAGGGACCCCCGCCACCAATTAGCAGGCCAAAACCCTTATACGGACCACCAAAGAGTTACGGACCACCGAAAAGCTACGGCCCTCCGAAATTCCCGCCGAAGTTGGTGTACGGACCTCCAAAGAAGATTTATGGGCCTCCGAAACAAAGCCTACCAAAGCCGACTTATGGAGCGCCCTTTAAGAGCCCGAAGGTGCTGTCAAAGCCGTTTGGAAAGCCGATTTATGGACCTCCGAAATTGAAGCCGACGTATGGGCCTCCAATTTTAAAGCCGATACCGTTGGAGCCCCCACCGCCAGCGCCAACCGTCACCACTATAGAGACGAGTGTCACCAACTTTGGAAACGTTGGGGCCAGTTTTGGAAGCTTCAACGGCCTGTCAAACATTGGATCAAATATTGACTTAGGTTTGAATCTGCCAGCTCCTATTTACGGCACACCAATAGTTTCCTTACCAGTGGACTTGAAGCCCAACTTCCCAATTCCTGCAGAGACTTATGGACCTCCAGGACACTCGCTGGGCCCTATAGGCCCTAACGACCAAGTCGTGTTACAAGACTTTTCGAACGTGGGTCATTATGGGCCACCGCAGCCTGATCCAAATCCACGACCGCCGCATCCAGGTATACCAGCGCCTCCTACCCCACCCCACGTGTTATACGACGGTTGGAAACCAATCCCAGGTCTGTCCTACCCAGTGGGACATGTCGAGGAGGTATTAAACTTAGGAGTTAGTGATAACTATGGTCCGCCGCCACCTCCACCGGGGCAAGAGATCCACGTTCAACATCAAATAGGTCTGGACCAACTATCGGGTCATATAGGCTTAGACCAACAGCTAACAAGTCACATAGGTTTGGACCAACATTTGACAGGTCAGTTGGACTTTAACCACGGCCTGGATCAGCAGAATCACATCAGCTTTGACCAACATTTGCCAAACGTGAACCAATTGCAGTCCTTCTCGAACGCCCAAATCGCTTCAGGGTATTCCAACGTCCATCAAGACGCGTTAGCTCATGTAGACTTAGGGTCCATTGTTGGAGGTGATTCTAACCACATAGATCAATCTAAAACGGTCTTCGAAGCGCATTATACCGAAAACCAGCATCCACAAAGCGACCTCGCGTTCGTCCAATCAGCTATCACTTTAGAAAAACCCGCTGACTCTTACGGCGCCCCTCCTTTAGATTCCCTTTCTGGTGGACCTTACCCTGCTTCGTTAAGACAACAGGGAGCTAAAGGTCTCGTCCCGCCTTCAGGTGTCTACGGAGTTCCTCCAGGAAGCCAGTACGGCGCACCACATAAACCTACCAACCTTCCCATACCCTACGGCTCGTTCTCTGGAGGTGGTCACTCCATCCACACTGGCGGAAATACTCCCAAACACCCAGTGAAGTTCAGGGAATCGGTACCCCAAGGTTTGTTAGAGCATATAGGGCAGACCACGCATGGAAAAGACACCCACGGCATTAATCATCTTACTCAGGGTCCAGCGTATCTCCCCCCACCGATTAGGGACGCGAAGGACGTGAACCAACAGACTTCTTTAGGTATAAATCTGTCGATCGAACCTTCTAGTTTGTACAGTTTGCCCCACGCAGGCAGTCCTTTAAACTTCCAATCACAACCTGGGAACTTATATGGATCTCCTATTGACTCTTATTCAGCACCTTTATTAACCGTAGGAGACCACACAGCTTCCGGATCTTCGAATAACGCAATAACTACCACTTTAGATGGGACGATTTTGGCTAATCTCTCTAGTTTGGATGCTGCAGCGATCTTGAAACACTGTCCGTATCACGAAGCTATTTTTAAAGCAGCTAAATATGGAGAGAAGATACCTATAGAGTTAGCCAACAAGTACATGGCAAGTCTTCATTCTCTCGGTCATCATTTGACTAAAACCCATTTTAAAGATCAGGCGACGTCGCAAACGATCGTTCAAGTGAAAGACCAAACCGCAAAATCGATAAGAGATGCAAATATCGACTTTAAGAACGAGAAATTACAGTACGTTTCTGATCAGATATTGAAAACGTCAGAAAAGATTCGCAACTTGAGCGAAGAGACGAAGAATTTGCAGCAAAAATTAACTTCAAACAATCTGAACAATGTGCAATTCGAAAACGATAAGAACCAGTATTCCGTGCAAATTGAGGCGTCGGGGGGGAAGAAGGGGAACCCAGCTATCCCCCACGATCAGTTATTATCCGAAGGTCTTCTCCAAAGCATTCTGCAAGCTATAGAACAACCGGGACCTAACCAGAGTCAAAAGCAATTCGGATCCAGTCAGAAGCAAGTGCACTTTCCAGACCAGAATCAAGTCAAGGTTCAATTCCCTGAACCAGTTTACGATGGCCTCGTTCTCCCCGCTGGCTACGAACCTGTAGACAGAACTAAAGATCTAGCACCTCAAGGCTCTGAGGTCAAACATGTAGATTGTGTGAAGGCGGAAGGCTCAGCGAAAGTTGAGGTAGTAGTCCCTCCGCCGGACAAAGTAAACGATAATGAAGtagcaatattttttgataagGACAAAGAGCCTGTAACTGAGATATCAGTAGCGACCAGTATAAGCGAGAAGGAGTAtgattttggtaaaaaaatctgA